The Sulfolobus acidocaldarius DSM 639 genome has a window encoding:
- the arnS gene encoding serine/threonine protein kinase ArnS: MILISVFSYVLIALIVLGIVLSLISLLSPRVSYVSSVYLIGLTVYLNPGFSLTQSLINTVPILGEINMLSGLLKTPVTSIISSLFSLALLNLGIKGYEIYLSKHADIVKLDSIIFSQHGLPKQANWNIVVNSEVKLLKSNEKLILSNTPEAKYELCPTLVDHKYYVPNKVTGLAFEGEVIRINYSPVDGVPYEKFRNCFTVFEVEGLPPDTSFVIEINGASLKLKDRKFAKLSLEPLYWKVNEIRISREDEEEIYEPDIKEGLTFRGGTVKINFRRKVIRYKTAKIPSIENWDPGIWVGQEVYGYRVIEVIGLGGNGYVMKVEKNGLLYAMKVLSVNKFTNSLEHFDNLLKESENLEKLSKDPRLVSIYGSFVDKNNIQSALAGDYTSYYKYPPAIIMEFMEGGTLFDLISRVDLVQSKYWQYIVKLVIKEIAKALTFLHKRGYVHLDVKPQNIFLKEKINGEPEVVYKILSSTPGIIKLGDLGSAVRVGEKITQATPAYSPPEQIEAVITGKGAQPSMDNYALGVTLYKLLTMKNLDYVNYLDKAFDEYIKGDPSIAMKYINMAKMSMVNFKPKLPHNTLPELANVVQGTLVVDPKRRLTSYDIVKILEG, translated from the coding sequence ATGATACTTATTTCAGTTTTCAGTTATGTGCTGATAGCTTTGATAGTTTTAGGAATAGTTTTGTCACTAATATCATTGCTATCTCCTAGAGTATCTTACGTATCTTCAGTTTACCTGATAGGTCTAACAGTATATTTAAATCCAGGATTTTCTCTAACTCAGTCCCTGATAAATACTGTTCCTATCCTAGGAGAAATAAATATGTTAAGTGGGCTGTTGAAGACTCCTGTAACTTCAATAATATCTAGCCTTTTCTCCCTAGCATTATTAAATTTAGGCATAAAGGGTTATGAGATATATTTGAGTAAGCACGCTGATATCGTGAAATTAGATTCAATAATTTTCTCCCAACACGGTCTTCCGAAGCAGGCTAACTGGAATATTGTTGTTAATTCTGAAGTAAAACTCCTCAAGTCAAATGAGAAGCTTATATTAAGCAATACTCCAGAAGCGAAATATGAACTTTGCCCAACATTGGTAGACCATAAATATTACGTGCCCAATAAGGTGACGGGTTTAGCCTTTGAGGGAGAGGTTATAAGGATTAATTACTCTCCAGTTGACGGTGTACCGTATGAAAAGTTCAGGAACTGTTTTACAGTATTTGAGGTCGAAGGACTACCTCCAGATACGAGTTTTGTAATTGAAATTAATGGTGCGTCATTGAAGCTCAAGGATAGAAAGTTCGCTAAACTGTCGCTGGAGCCTTTGTACTGGAAAGTAAATGAAATCAGGATATCTAGAGAGGATGAAGAAGAAATTTATGAACCTGACATAAAAGAGGGTTTAACTTTTAGAGGTGGGACAGTTAAAATAAACTTCAGGAGGAAAGTGATTAGATATAAAACAGCTAAAATACCATCTATAGAAAATTGGGATCCTGGAATTTGGGTGGGTCAAGAGGTTTATGGTTACAGGGTAATTGAAGTAATAGGATTAGGTGGAAATGGATATGTTATGAAAGTGGAAAAGAACGGTTTATTATACGCTATGAAAGTTCTATCAGTAAATAAGTTCACCAATTCCCTAGAACACTTTGACAATCTGTTAAAGGAATCTGAAAATTTGGAAAAGTTATCAAAAGATCCAAGGTTAGTTAGTATATATGGCTCATTTGTAGACAAAAATAACATTCAGTCTGCGTTAGCTGGGGATTATACCAGCTATTATAAGTACCCGCCGGCAATTATAATGGAGTTTATGGAGGGCGGCACATTATTCGATCTAATTAGTAGAGTTGATCTTGTACAGTCTAAATATTGGCAGTACATAGTCAAACTCGTCATAAAAGAAATAGCCAAAGCCCTGACGTTTTTACATAAAAGGGGATATGTTCACCTAGATGTAAAGCCACAAAATATATTTCTGAAAGAGAAAATCAACGGCGAGCCAGAAGTAGTTTATAAAATTCTGTCTTCTACCCCGGGAATAATTAAGTTGGGGGACTTAGGTAGTGCAGTTAGAGTAGGAGAGAAGATAACACAAGCAACACCAGCCTATTCACCACCAGAGCAAATAGAGGCAGTAATAACAGGAAAGGGAGCACAACCCTCCATGGATAATTATGCATTAGGTGTTACACTATATAAGTTACTTACTATGAAGAACCTAGATTATGTTAACTATTTGGATAAAGCTTTCGATGAATACATCAAAGGGGATCCCAGTATTGCGATGAAATACATAAATATGGCTAAGATGAGTATGGTTAACTTTAAACCTAAACTACCTCATAATACTCTGCCCGAGTTAGCTAACGTAGTACAGGGAACATTAGTTGTAGATCCAAAGAGGAGACTGACCAGCTACGATATAGTTAAGATATTAGAAGGGTAA